The Micromonospora violae DNA segment GCTGACCACACTCGACGTCACCGGTCCGGTGCACCTGCTCGGCAACTCGTTCGGTGGCACGATCGCATTCGCCTACGCGGCCCGCTACCCCGACCGGGTCGCCTCCGTCGCGGCGATCGAATCCTCGCCGCCGACCCCGGCGTGGATGGCCCGGGTCGCGCGCCGGCTGGATCGGGCCGCGAACCTCCTGCCCCGGCCGGAGGCGCTGGCGCAGATCAGCGCCGGTCGGGGGGAACGGGTGGCCCGGCGGGCCAGAGCAACCGGCGAGATGCTCGTGACGACCACGCTGGCCCGGGACCTACCGGCCAGCGTCCTGCCCAGTTTCGCGCAGATCAGCGCGATCGGCGTACCGGTGCTCTGCGTCTACGGCGCGAACTCCGCGGTGGTCGAGCTGGCACCGGCCGTGGTCCGGCTGCTACCGCAGACGCGGACCGTGGTCCTACCCGGCGAGAAACACACAGTCCTGGTCGACCGGCCGGAGGCGGTCCGCCGGCTCGTCCTGGCCTGGCTCCGCGAGGAGTGCTCCGTCGAGGTGGCCAAGGTGGCCACCGCCCCGTGACAACCCCACGTGCAGGAGGTCCTCGGATGGACACCCCGGTCACCGGCAGGTCGATCATCATCAGCAACGGCCGGTGCGGCTCGACGCTGCTCTCGGACCTGATCGCGGAGCAGCCCGAGACTCTCTCGGCGCAGGAGTTCTTCATGTGCGTCGCACCCTGGGCGCGCAGTTCCGAGGTACTTACCGGGGCCGCGTACTGGGCGGTGCTGAGCAGCCCCAAGGCGGAACTCACCACTCTCTTCCGGATCGCATTGCCGCCGAAGGAGGTGCGCTATCCCACGACCGGCAGGTGGGCCGACCGGATGACCGAGCTGCCGCGAATCCTCGCCATCACCCTGTCGAAGCTGACCCCCGACCC contains these protein-coding regions:
- a CDS encoding alpha/beta fold hydrolase; the protein is MTTIRANGIDVHVEHLEPPAAEPGEVGAGRSAPPATLVMIHGMASDSLASWYFTLAKPLADAGLRVLMYDLRGHGHSERPPTGYALDDFVDDLSAMLTTLDVTGPVHLLGNSFGGTIAFAYAARYPDRVASVAAIESSPPTPAWMARVARRLDRAANLLPRPEALAQISAGRGERVARRARATGEMLVTTTLARDLPASVLPSFAQISAIGVPVLCVYGANSAVVELAPAVVRLLPQTRTVVLPGEKHTVLVDRPEAVRRLVLAWLREECSVEVAKVATAP